GGCATTTCCATGCCCTGTAATTGCCACTTTTGGATGGAGCCCGGCAAGTTTCTGCACAGAGTCATGAGCCGCCTTCCAGTCGGTTGTGAGGTATCTTGGAGGCCCATGGATTTCTTCTTTTTGAACGAGGACCTTGTAAAGAGAATCTTGTTTTACTGTAATAAAGGCGTCGCCTGCCAGGAGTATACTGTCTGTTGGTCTGAAAAAGGAAACATGTCCCGGAGAATGCCCGGGAGTATGAATCCACTCCCATTCCGGAAATTCAGGTACTCTTCCATCTGCAGGCAGGGGCTTGAGAAAAGGTTTTATACTTATTGGTTCATGAGGATAGATAGAGGAGATTTTGGCCAACATTCCTCCCTCTACGGATGGATCTGGTTCGGGATAACTTTTTTCCCCTGTTAGAAATGGAAATTCAAAAGGATGTGCATAAACGTTTACCGCCCACTCCTCCAAAAGATCAACCAGTCCTCCTACGTGGTCAAAATGCCCATGGGTTAAAAGAATAGCGCGGGGCTTACTGTCTCTTCCGAATCTTTCTTCTACCACTTTTTTAATTATCCCGGCTGATTTAGGCATTCCGGAATCTACCAGAACCCATTGATCACTTTTCGGAGATCCGATCGTGACGATATTGACGATCTGATTTGTATAGTAAAAAACATCCTTTAACTCCTCCCTTCCATCTCCGGCGGACACAGAAGTAATAGGAATGAACTTTTCATCCTCATTCTTTTCCATTTTTATTTTTAAGTTACATAACCTAAACAGTATCTGCTCTTAATGTTTTTCTAATTCGTCACTACATTAATGTTAAACCCATTTCGTTTCTTCAACGTGGCAGTCAAAAAGCTCCGGATCTGGACAGCGGAAGAAAAATTTTTTCTCAACGCATAAGAAGGATTTCCTCAAGATAATTAACATGGGTTTATGAGTCTCTACCCATCTTCAGGGAATGTTTTTTGGTTAAATTAGAGACAGCAAAAATTAAGGGGGTTTTGGAAGAGCAGCAATATTTATACAGGGTCGAAAAAATTACCCATAGACCTGCAGCCGAAGATAAGATAACTATCATTAAGGAAATACGGGAAAATGACCTGGAACTAGCAAGGATTCTTGCGACCAAGGCTTACCTGGAGGAGCTGGCTGAATTGCAGGGAAAATATTCTCCGGAGAGCTTTAAAAGCTATGACACCAGGAAAGGAATCGGTTATAACTACCAACTGCTCTTAATTAATAATTCAGACAGTGAAATCTACATTGTCGAGACTACAATGGAAAAAATTACACCTGCGGTAATCGCGCAACAGGAAGAAGAAAAAGAAATTTTTCTGACACTATCCCGTAAAGTGTGTAAGTTTTAAATAAAGGGGTTTGACTTTTTATCTAAAGTTGAACCCTTTCTTCGTATATAGTCAAGAACTGATTGAGGACTATTCCCCAGTTTCTAATAGGCACTGACCATTTTTTGGTTGCTTCCCTCAGAGCCAAATATACAGATTTCATTACAGCATCATCGGTTGGGAAGGATAATTTGTTTTTAGTGTACTTTCTGATCTTCCCGTTCAGATTCTCAATAAGATTGGTGGTATAAATAATTCGTCTGATCTCCAGCGGGAACTCATAAAAGACGGTAAGGTCTTCCCAATTGTCTCTCCAGCTTTTTATTGCATAAGAATATTTGGAGTTCCATTTGTTAGCAAAATCCTCTAGAGCAGCTTCTGCGGCTTGTTTAGTAGGTGCATCATAAATGAGCTTCATGTCTTTGGTAAAGGCTTTTTTATCTTTCCAAACTACATATCTACAGGCATTTCTGATCTGGTGCACCACACAAATTTGGGTTTTAGACTGTGGAAAAACATTTTTGATGGTATCGGTAAATCCATTGAGGTTATCGGTAGCAGTGATTAAAATGTCCTCAACTCCCCGAGCTTTCATATCTGTCAATACGCTCATCCAGAAGGCTGCAGATTCATTCTTTCCAAGCCAAAGACCAAGAACTTCCTTTTTACCATCTCTTTTGAGACCTACAGCTATATAAATCGTCTTGTTGACTACTTTGGAGTTCTCTCGTACTTTAAAGACGATTCCGTCCATCCAGACAATCAAATAAACGGGCTCTAAAGGACGATTTTGCCAGGCAACGATATCATTGCTGATTCGGTCTGTAATTCGGGAGATAGTAGAAGTAGAGACATCAAAGCCATACACCTCAGAGATTTATTCTTCAATATCACTATTGCTCATTCCCTTGGCATACAGCGATACAATGACATTTTCGATGCCATCAATCATGTTCTGCCGCTTGGGAACAATCATAGGATTAAAGGATCCATCCCGGTCCCGGGGAACCTTTACAGTGTCTTCACCAAAAGAACTCCGAACCTTCTTTTTAGTATAGCCATTCCTGGTATTTCCAGATCCAGACTTCTGGTGCTTATCATAATCCAAATGGCCATCCAGTTCACCTTCAAGCATTTTCTCCAATCCACGTTTTTGAAGTTGCTTGAGAAAACTACTAAGTTCTTCTCCTGATTTAAACTGTTTTAAAAACTCATCATCGAATAGATCTTCTTTTTTCATTACTGTGTAAATATTAGTGCCTGGAATTTGCAGGCAAGGTTAAAAAAATATGGGCGTTCGCAAACCCCCATATTTTCTACTTACACATTTTTTGAGATAGTCCCTTAAATGGTAAAAGGATACCACTGGCTATAAACTCCAGATATCCAG
This Salinimicrobium tongyeongense DNA region includes the following protein-coding sequences:
- a CDS encoding MBL fold metallo-hydrolase, which gives rise to MEKNEDEKFIPITSVSAGDGREELKDVFYYTNQIVNIVTIGSPKSDQWVLVDSGMPKSAGIIKKVVEERFGRDSKPRAILLTHGHFDHVGGLVDLLEEWAVNVYAHPFEFPFLTGEKSYPEPDPSVEGGMLAKISSIYPHEPISIKPFLKPLPADGRVPEFPEWEWIHTPGHSPGHVSFFRPTDSILLAGDAFITVKQDSLYKVLVQKEEIHGPPRYLTTDWKAAHDSVQKLAGLHPKVAITGHGNAMKGNALREGLRDLVENFRTKAIPSHGKYVEASQK